From Streptosporangium album, the proteins below share one genomic window:
- a CDS encoding STAS domain-containing protein, whose protein sequence is MLVGNEPEPSFTATSGLHGATLVVRASGELDHYHTPVLRAEMDRAWNALQSQTLILDLSALTFCDSSGIGELLQARHQGQARGVRFILTGIQGNLVRRLNLAGLAQVFEVFPSVAEALEAA, encoded by the coding sequence ATGTTGGTCGGAAATGAGCCGGAGCCGAGTTTCACCGCCACATCCGGTCTACACGGCGCGACGCTCGTCGTGCGGGCCAGTGGCGAGCTGGATCATTACCACACCCCCGTGTTACGGGCGGAGATGGACAGGGCATGGAACGCCCTGCAGTCGCAGACTCTGATCCTCGACCTTTCCGCCCTCACCTTCTGCGACTCCTCGGGGATAGGCGAGCTGCTCCAGGCGCGCCACCAGGGCCAGGCCAGGGGGGTTCGGTTCATCCTGACCGGCATCCAGGGAAACCTGGTACGACGCCTCAACCTCGCCGGCCTGGCCCAGGTGTTCGAGGTGTTCCCCTCTGTCGCCGAGGCGCTTGAGGCCGCCTAG